Genomic DNA from Pyxicephalus adspersus chromosome W, UCB_Pads_2.0, whole genome shotgun sequence:
TTTTTATAGATCATAAAAAcctccagtatctgcagtctcgttggtctttgttcttttctcgtTTTGAATTTTGTGATTACCTTTAAACCCTGTTCCATCAACTCCCGAGCAGATGCTATTTCTAgctcctttgatccacaggattccgaGGTTGCTGCTGAGCCAGTTTATCATCCCCCCCAGCCTGCATCCTAGCCTtgaactctatccaggaatacgcTATCCCTCCTAGTAAAACCTTTGTGCCTCCCCAACTCTGGCCCACTTCTTCCACTACCTTGGTGATCTACACAGTACCTTGGTGTCAtgtatccatggattttatcacagatcttccatcttctgatggctttACAGTTATTTGGGTGGTCATGGATCGCTTTTTTTAAATGGCCTATTTTGTACCTCTCCCAGTTTTACCATCGGCAGCAGCATTGGTGCCAATCTTTATTTGGTACAATTTTTCCCAAACCAATGGGCAGACCGAAagagtcaatcagtccttggagcaatatcttcgtGCCCTggtatctgcccaccatgatgactgggtgactctgctaccttgggcaaagtttgcccacaataatcatgtctgcaccagcaccaaggagtcTACATTTTTTGTCTatagcaagggtgcccaacctaccaTGTGTGGCCCACATCTGGCCCGTAGTGCTGCCAGATCCAGCCCTCTGcttattccctctctgctcgttgtcttggaGGGGATGGGGCACGCACATCTCCTCTGTTTCTTTATGAGatcgtgctgccaggagagggagagTGGGCATGTCCTATAGACCTGAAAATCAACTGTGGCTGTTCCCCGCCCACCTTGtgctgtgagataatcccagcagctgCATGAGAGCTgggtctgtgtccatgctgctgtcattaactccatgtaaaccttcatatctcctacactgagtgtcatagaaatgtgatattttcagggtacacaagggacactgagagctgctactaaaccaaaacctaaacataacaagttgccagatatgaggtcacaagcataaaatcctaatacaatcaggaatattttcacattaagtgggggctatttcaagaccagggtccccaaattgagtttacatgttagggacccccgggtCCCATTTCCTTGGCAATGAGAATTAGGGACTtgtcaattcgctctgtgctgtgTCATTCACAAAACATCAAGACAACACATTAGACtagcggtgaggttgcagtgcggttaacccttcctcatgccatggaaccctgcctagggggagacgctcagttccgcctggagtcaaatctgcagatggaCTGAGCGGCTTGtagggtgcctgttacacatagctcaccttctgtgaccctcaatttctttggaacagagggatgttagcaactggaaatgtgggagccagtaggaaatgtccccccccccccccataacattTTTTAGCCATCATAgcatgctaccttgtcacacatagttATCACCTTACTCTCtataaaccccaatttttctgtaaaaagggaaatgtaactgcaagtgggggactcttgtggataactccccctaaaatgtcattactacGGCGCCATCATAAGATATGACATACTATATCTGTTATACCCTGTGCTACCCTgctacacatagctggccacttaacttctgtgaaccctaatttctcagctaaatggagatgtagggacctgaagatgtagtagtaagaacatgtccctgttggctatctgtcacatgaattccatttctctggaagtatccattgcaaagatttttgggtacaaagaaggttatcagccccctataactgacaggatgcattgtatggtgtggtttctgctctttggtacaggaatggtgagggGGGAGCACTGTATAATAGATTCAGtgttgtatctttcattaataaaatgagcatcaaatggtgagtgcagagaTTCTggatttgtcatttcctttatttgctcCATGTACCTTACgttaactagaaacatttcaatttaatttaattttaaattaaaacttttttctagttttaaatttAGAtccttaatgtttgtttgcattgtggcccgcaagttttatctcagTGTCAGCAGCgtcccccagatgaaaaaaggttgggcaccactggtctaTGGCAAACACCCTTGCCttctgtctcctataccctgctctgctgaAGTACCTGCACTCACTGCCCTACAGAGGGACTTCAACCGTATTTGGGCTTCAACCTCAGAGCACCTAAAGCAGTTGGCGTCTCGTTATAAGATGGTTGCTGATCAGGATCGCCGCAAGGGGCCTCTTCtccaacctggggacaaagtctCGCTCTCCACAAAGAATATTTGTTGCAGGGTGTCTTTTCTAAAGTTTGCTCCTCGTTTCATTGGACCTTATGTAATTTATGCCAAAGTTAACCCCGTCTGGTATAAGTTACGCTTTCCCCAACATCTCCAGCtacccaatgctttccatgtgtctctgaTTAAGCAGTTGGTCCTGAATCACTTTTCTTATCCCTCcccactggctactcctgcacccaattcttctcaggaatatgaagtccaccAAATTTTGGATTTCAAAATTTCTCGCAAGAAGCTTATGTACCTGGTTGACAGGAGAGGTTTTAGTTCAGAGGAGAGatcgtgggttccagctacagatgtgtctctTTTTGCCAAGAAGTTCCATCTTCGCTTCTCTCTGAAACCTCGGTAGGTGGGgaggtaatgtcacacttacctctttctcgcTAAAGCGCAGTCACCTCTCTTCTGCGCATTGCTGATCAGGATCGCTGTAAGGCACCTCTTCTCCAATATTTGTTGCAGGGTGCCTTTTCTGAAGTTTGCTCCTCGTTTCATTGGACCTTATGTAATTTATGCCAAGGTTAACCCCGTCTGGTATAAATTACGCTTTCCCCAACACTCTCTTAAACCTCGGTGGGTGGGgaggtaatgtcacacttacctctttctcgcTAAAGCGCAGTCacctctcttctgcgcatgcgggcagttttgACCCTGGGCTTGCCTGCtcttccaatttttatcagtttcgcccatctcGCCAGCCAGtcaggaaatagcttcttaataattcctggctatttagctagctcagacacagcactcagcctTCGTGCAATGTGTCTGCACTAGTGCCGAGCCACCTAGCTCTGctaagcatttcctctacacttgTTGGTTaatgctttccctgtccagctcctatgttaaccccCTGTTGCCCAGTCTCTTGTTTCCCAGCcactgctgttccagtgttcctctgtgtctgtggttctctctgtgtctcttgtgttccctgtgtctgcggtggcccccgtgtctatttcctggatccctgctACTTGACCCCAGGCTTGTGacctgaactttttttatttgctgcctgccttgacccctgCTTTCGTTGACTactcttctgcctagtgatttggtactgtgcatcatccttcccaccctggtgtgtccaaggaccgccacctggcagtaaccagcagcgcaacatcctcaccactagatgCTCTGGAAAatacctggttgctgcttagattatacgcttggcccttctcagggctcacaccacttttgtgcaagccatagcgccccccagaggctctgtctccccaagcgtgacagtcCAAAACCACTGATCATATGTTTAGGCTGGTTTCAGACCTCAAATTTAGTCGAATTTACAGGCATAATATGTTTGTTATCACTTTTTTTGGAGATGTAGTAAGTGATATGCACATCCAAATCTCCATAGCAATCACAAAATGTCCCTTAGAagtttatgaatattatataaccaaatgtttgtggacacctgaccatcacaccaacaGGTTTCCACAAAATTGTGGTGTCTATGGTAATTTGTGCCTagagccaaaagagcatttgtgagctTAGACACTGATGTTGGATGGGACAGCTTGCAGTCTGTGTTTCATTGTCAGTATGGTTGTGGGCAGGGTTCTCTGCAGGTCTCTTGTGCTCCTTCATACAAAACCCATAAAACCATAACTGGTGTGCATTGCTGAAACATAAAAGGGCCTTCCCCTAACTGttgccacaaggttggaagaTCACAACTGTATAAAAGGTCTTTGtaaatggtattattaatattgccCCCTACTAGAAGCACCTTAACTTAGTAATTTGGCTGGCTTTCTAAATAGCTTTGACCATCTAGTGTAAATGGAATGAGGAACAAACAGCAGAGACAGGCATGTTCAGAACTGACGGCTTTTTTAGGAGGAAACAGTGGCAGATCCTTTTTTTAATGGTTGGCACAAACATCTACTGGTACTTAAAAATACTGATTGAATCAGGCAACTACCATATCTAAAGTATTGCTGGCTTCAGCCTGTAACAATCTATATGGTGGTTTTAACACAAAGCATACATTGATAAATGAGGCTGTTCTACTGTGAACAGGCATTACGATGGGTGCAACTGTCAGTTGTACTTGGGTGGGTACAATCCATGGGATTGAAAACAGCAAGAACAGCTTTTCTTTTCTAACCtacattttgctttgctgtgATATGATAAGCACACTGGTGCTATGGGTTTTGTGCAGGGCTAAAGAAGAGCCTAGGTGATGTTTTTGCAATGAACATGTCTTAAGAATTTTAAAGAACAgacaaaggaaagcaaaatccttcttatttgtattaataaaaaacattaatacaaGTGATGGCATTTCAACCACAGCAATAAATGTGTCCATAAACAAATGCATAAATTCCCACCATCCTTCCCTTTTACATCCCCTTTTCCAATCTTTGATTAACCTCTTGTCATTGCCACCCAAGCTTCACCCTTCATCCCATAATACATTAGCTGGAATTAAAAAAGAGACATCTAAAAGATTCTCACACACCCCTCCTTCCCACCGAGTCTTTTTTCACCAATTGTatcttttgaaaaagaaaaaaaaaggtctttaaacTTTTAATGTCTCCTTTACTGTTACGATGGTCCAAATGATAAAATCTTTCTTGATCATGCCCACTTGGCCATGTAAATCCATATTTCCCAATCACTGAGGTTAGTGTGATGTTGGGAGTGGAATGGTTTCTCACTCTTACATTACGCAGTAAGGCTCTCTAGGTAGCAAGGCTTTTGTCCTCCAAAAGGGGATGTGAAGCTGAAGGCAACTCTTTAGGTTGTTATTAAGTAGGAAACACATTATAGGGTTTACCCCAGCCTGAGTAAAAGTCATCCACACTGCAGTGGACAAGTAGCGATGAGGGATGCTACAGGTTTTGACAAACACCCTCCAGTAGCAGGCCACAATATAGGGTGACCAAAGCACCAAGAAGCTGAGGGTAATACCATAAAACATCTGCCCCAACCTCTTCTCACTTTTGAACTCATCCATTCCCAAGAGGCATCTGTTAGTAGTATGGGTGTTTTGACGTATACCCAGCAAAGTCGGTGGCATTGGCCCCCTTCCAAATCCAGCAATCCAGTTGGCAGCAGCCTGCCCTGTAGCTCCAGGTCCATGGAATGTCCAGTTCTGGCTGACAGCTGGAACCATCTGTACTGGCTTCATTTTGCGGTGGCGGTACTCAAAGAAAAATAGTTTGGCATAGACAATATGAGTGGCAATGATAAGCACTGCCAACATAAGCATAAATCCAAGGGTATCATTGGCTTTGAAGTAGCGATGTTCAAAAATACACTGGTCCTCCTCACGGATGAATTTGTAAGTTCCCACATCGAAGACTGGCGGTAAGGCCATGGCAACCGAGAGTGTCCAGACCATGCAGATTACTGCAATGGATGTCCACAGCGTCATTCTCTTGGAATAGAATCGATGGTGGGCAATGGCCATGTAGCGGGTAACACTGATGCAGAAGAGCATAAATGAAGCATGAAAGCAAAACAGGACTGCCATGAATGCCACAACTTTACAGCTTAAGAGGCTGTATGCCCAGGCTGAGCCATTGCGGATGGAAAGCAGGACAAATGGAAAACAAGTAGATGATCTGATCACATCGGCAAGACAAAGATCCAACAGAAAATAGTAAGGAGCTTTGTGCAAGGAGCGGTCTTTTAGTACGAGCAGAGAAACCAATAAATTTCCGGCTAAACTGGCACATATGATGAAACCCAAAAGCACCAGTTTGAGGTGGGTAGAAATTGCTGTTGACTGGTTTAGAGAGCCAGACAGCTCCTCTGACTCACTTCCATTAGCCATGTTGGAGGCTGGCTCCAACTAGCTTTTGGTCAGTGCCCCTTTCTCCTTCTGTGCTGCTCCATATCCAAGAACAGTGGTGTTCAGTGGGGCCAGGTGTGAAGGTTGGAAAGGAATCAAAAGAGAAGTGTGTGGGAAGACTACGAGACTATGACAATGACTGTGCAGCATAATGGTTATTGGTGAAGGTAAAAATATgggagtgagaaaaaaaaatagaggttaTTATTTTATCATCGACacttctaaaaaaacaataattcgTTAGTCAAGAAAAGAGTCATGGTTAGCGTATCACAGAATGCAGATGAATTAACAGAGCcatgtctttttatttgtttattttttgctttgcaatTTAACTATAGTAAAGCAGAGCTATagtgcagaagaaaaaaataattctattattttgtgtaaatagaaaaaagaacatttctgtaaTATATGCACATGTTCCCTCGATTTGTCTTTATTAACACTGCAAGAGTAGGAAAATATTTGGTATTCTGACATAGAGGCTGACATAGTGCTGAGTTTCAAAGGGATATGATGTGCTGTATTGGCTGCCCCCCTACCGATGGGCAATAGAGGCGTAAAGCAGGCAGGAGCTTTGAGACCAACCCTTTTTAACTGTCTACTTTCATTTAGTTAATAATATTTGCATGTCACTGATATCTgcctttcattatttttatctgAATGTTGTTGATATCTGAATGTCATGTAATTGCATGTAATATCTGCCTGTTGTTGGTATTATCTGCCTATACCAGCGAAATCTCCTCTTCGACTCCTGCAAAGTTTGCAAAATTTGGGGATACGAGGCCTCTAGGgagcgctatggcttgcacaggagcggtgtgagtcctgagaaggaCCAgagcgcagaatctaagcagtaaccaggtcttcttcagagcctctagtggtgaggatgttgcgctgctggttactaccaggttgctgtccttgaacacaccagggtgagcaggaTGATGCACGCTACCAAATAACTAGGCAGGAGAAGtttcaaggaaggctggggtcgaggcaggcagcaagaaaaaaaggtcagggacaagccagaggtcaagaaCCCGAAGTCCAGTGACATGGGGGGcaccacagacacaggaggagacaggaggcacaggtgacacaagaGACACAAAGGATCCCTGCCGACACAGataaacactggaacagcacaagggaacaggcagggaaacaccagactgggcaataggaggttaacacaggagctggccagggagagcactgaataaaacaaaaggtgtagaggaaatggtcagcagagctagggagctcagcactagtggagacatgttgcacgaaggctgagtgctgtgtctgagctagctaaatagccagggatgattaagagtcttcttggcaagaagaggagTAGACACATCTGCAGCTGCAGCCAACTATCTCTTCTCTGGACCAAAACATTTCCAGTCAACCCGGTTCATAAGCTTCTAGTGAGAAATTtaggaatccaaaatttgatgaaCTTCATACTCCTGAGAAGCatcgggtgcaggagtagccagcggaGAGGGACTAGAAAAGCGACCAACaacttaagcagagacacatgaaaagcattgggcagcttgagatgtggggGAAGACATAACCTATTATAAACTGGGTTAACATTGGCAGAAATGCCATAAGGTCCGAATAAACGTGGAGCAAACTTCAAAGAGGGCACCCTGCAACGAATATTCTTTGTGGAGAGCAagactttatccccaggttggTAAAGAGGCGCCTTATGGAAATAccgatcagcaaactttttgtaaCGAGAAGCTGACTGCTTTAGGTGCTCTGAGGTTAAAGCCCAAATATggttgaagtccctctgcagggcactAAGTGCAGGTACATGGTCAGAGCAGGATATAGGAAggtgaggatgtttgccatagatgATGAAGAATGAAGCCACCGAGTCATCATGATGGGCCAATACCAGGGCTCTAAGATATTGTTCAAAGGACTAATTTACTCTTTCTACCTGCCTATTAGTTTGGCGGGTGATAGGCCAaagagaattctgcagagatgtccagggatttgcagaagcctttttAGAAGCAAAAAGTAATTTGCACCCCATGATCTGACACAAAATGAGTGGGCATACCGTGAAGTCAAAACATTTCCAGAATAAAGATTGGCACCAATGTTGCTGCCGATAGTAAAGCTGGGAGAGGTACGaagtgggccattttagaaaagcGGTCTATGACTAACCAAATAACCGTACAGCCATCAGGAGGAAGATCTGTGATAAAATCCACGGATAGAGGATACCAAGtttctgtgggaataggtagtggaaggAGTGGGCCTGCAGGGGCGCAGGTGGTAGACTTTGTTTGAACACAGACTGCataggccttgacatagtctgaaTCGTGCGCTCAACGTAATATTTTGATTCAGAATTGgagaggcaccaaggttttaccaggAGGGATATCGAATTCCTGGATAGAGTTCAAGACTAGGATTCgggctggagggatgataaactctggctcaGCAGCAGTTGAGAAAAAGCGTCTGCTCGGGAGTTAGCGGGACCCAGTTTGAAGGTAATCACAAAATTAAAacgagaaaagaacaaagaccattGGGCCTACCAAGAATTGAGGCGACGAGCAGACTGTATTTACTGGAGGTTCTTATGGTCCGTGACCTTGTGAGGGTAACCCTCCAAGCGATATTGCCATTCCTCCAGGACAATCTTGATGGCTAGGAGTTCCCTGTCTCCAATAgagtaattaacaaaaaaaaaaatgcacatcagCGTCAAGCTCATgtgggggtctggaagagaatagctcccactcaaacagaggaggcatcaacctGAATTGAAACGGGCTTGGACagatctggcctaaccagagcagGGCCAGAAAGGAAAGCTTGCTTCAAGGCATTAAAGGCCTCAGCAGCCTCAGAGGGCCAGCTCTTGGGATCAGCATCCTACCAGGTCATTGCCGTAGTGGGAGCTACCAGAGTGGAGTAATTACTAATGAATTGCCAGTAGTAGTTAGTGAACCCCAGGAaacgctgagtagccttaaggccgcagggtagtggccagttggaaatagctgGAACCAATAGCTGgaaccttttcaggatccatggagaggccCTCTTTGGAAACAATATAGCACAGAAAGGGCACCTGGGTAGGTTCAAACAAGCGCTTCTAAGCCTTTGCATGGATACCATCGTCTCGGAGTCATTGTAGAACTAAACGGACATGCTGTCTGTAAGAGGGCAAGTCACTGGAAAAAATCAGGATGTCATCAATATAAaccacaacacagatgtatagcaGGTCATGAAATACCTCGTTGACAAAGTGTTGAAAGACAGTCAGGGCATTACAGAGACTGAAGGGCATCACTAGAtactcataatgcccatccctggtattaaataCAGTCTTCCACTCGCCCCCCTCCTTGATCCGCCCCTTGGAGAttcagtttggtgaagacctggtaCCACCGAGACGGTCAAAGGGCTCAGGGATAAGCAGCAGCAGGTAGCGGTTTTTAACTGTTATGGCATTTAGACCACAATTGGAAAAAAGACTTAggtaaccaaaagaaaaaaaaaa
This window encodes:
- the LOC140342854 gene encoding probable G-protein coupled receptor 173: MANGSESEELSGSLNQSTAISTHLKLVLLGFIICASLAGNLLVSLLVLKDRSLHKAPYYFLLDLCLADVIRSSTCFPFVLLSIRNGSAWAYSLLSCKVVAFMAVLFCFHASFMLFCISVTRYMAIAHHRFYSKRMTLWTSIAVICMVWTLSVAMALPPVFDVGTYKFIREEDQCIFEHRYFKANDTLGFMLMLAVLIIATHIVYAKLFFFEYRHRKMKPVQMVPAVSQNWTFHGPGATGQAAANWIAGFGRGPMPPTLLGIRQNTHTTNRCLLGMDEFKSEKRLGQMFYGITLSFLVLWSPYIVACYWRVFVKTCSIPHRYLSTAVWMTFTQAGVNPIMCFLLNNNLKSCLQLHIPFWRTKALLPREPYCVM